The DNA segment CCGGCCGACTTTCGCCGCGACGACCCCGCCGCCCGACCCCATTCTGTCGGATTCGGCAGGTGGCGGCGAGGTTAAGTACGTGCGTCGCCCCTGGCCAGGTGTGCAGTCCCTACAGTCGAAATTCCACCAGTCAACCGTCTCGTCAGTCGCGCACGCGGTACACCCCCGGACGGACGATGGCTTCTGAAGACGGGTTCAGCGAGGCCACCGCGGCGACGGTCGAGTTCGAGCGCGACCTCGAATCGCTGCTGCTGACGGCGTTCGCCGACGGCGCGCTGGTCGAGGGGTCGTGGGACGTCGAACTCCCGGTGTCCAGCGCCCCGAACTGGACGGTCGAAATCAGCAAACGCTCCCCCGACGAAGCGGTGCAACACGAACCGGAGTTCGTCGACGACTAGCGTTTCAAACGAAAGGCTAAACTTAAGTAGCTCCTCTGAGGACACCCGAGTGTACTCTGCTGAAGTCGCACGCCGAGACGAGTAGTTCACCGTCGCGTAGGCCGAGTATGGGGAATCAGCATGAGATCCGACGTTAGAAAATCTACCGCATCTGGAACAGACGCTGCCGACCTCTCGCCGACCACCGTCTTCCAACTGTTAACAGACGAACGCCGCCGCTACGCCCTTCACTATCTCTCTCAGAAGGTCGGCGCGGTCCCCCTCGGCGAACTCGCCGAGCAGATTGCACTCTGGGAAGGCGACCCGACCCGCGACCGCTACGACCGGGTACTTACCGGTCTCAGCCACGTCCACCTGCCCCGACTGACCGACGCGGGCGTCGTCCGCTACGACCCCGTCCGCGAAACCGTCGAACTGCTGGAGGCGGCAGAGACGGTCCGGCCCTTCTTGAAACTCACCGTTCAGGACGACCTCCAGTAACGACCGCTCCAGTACCGAACCGTCCGAACGCGCGCCGAACGTTTTTCTCGGAGACGAACCGCGATAGCCGCGCGATTACGCCGGCGCTCCCCTAGGTTCAAGTGTCGCCCGCGAAACGGATGCTCGAAGATGGCCGACCGAACCGAAGTTCTCAGCGTACTCGTCGCGGTTCAGTTCGTCGCCACTGCCGCGGTGGTGCTACTGTTGGTCCCGCTGGACGCCGCGGCCCCGCTGGTCCCACTGTTTCTCGTCCTGGCGTTCGCCCTCTACAAGTATCGCTTCTGAGTGCGGAAGACGCTCGCGGCGGTCGTTCAGTCGTCGGAGACGGTTCCCGCCGGGTCGACGACCTCACCCGTCTCCGGGTCCACGCCCACCCTGTCGCAGCGGTCCGACAGCGGACACTCGTCGAGTCCGTCGAGGCAGACCGGCTTCCGCGCCTTGCAGTACTCGCGACCGAACTGGATGGACGCCGTGTGACCGAACCCGCACTTCTCGGCCGGCACGTCGCGCTCCAGGACCGCCCGGACCGCCTCGTGGTCGGCCTCGGGAGGCGCGACGCCGAGTCGGCGATAGATGCGGTGGACGTGGGTGTCGACCGGGAAGACGCCGGTCCGGCCGCCGGCGAAGAGGAGCACGCAGTCGGCGGTCTTGGGGCCGACGCCGTCCAGGTCCAGCAGCGCCGACCGGACCTCGGCGGGGTCGCGCTCCCTGACGAACGCGTCGAACGCCTCGTCGCCGCCGTACTCCTCGACGATGCGCTCGGCGACCGTCACGAGCACCTCCGCCTTCCGGTTGTAGAGGCCGGCCGAGCGGATGGTGTCGGCGAGTTCCTCGCGGTCGGCGTCCGCGAGCGCGGCCGCGAGGTCGGCGTTCGCGAGGCCGTCGTTCGCCGACCTCGCGGTCCGGTTCGCACTCGCGTCGGCGCCGTCGGACGCCGACCCGTAGCGCGCTATCAACGCGTCGTGTGCGGGTTGGCTCGCGACGTCGCTGGTGTTCTGGCTCAAGATGGTCCGGACGAGACACTCGAAGGCGTCCTGGCCGCCGTAGGTCTTCTGCCAGTACAGGCGGCCGAGGCGGTCGACGACCGCCTCGGCCCGGGTCGCCGCGTCGCCCGCCTCGAAGGAGGCGAACGCGCTGGCGTCGGGGTCGCCCCCGCTGATGTTCTCGGCGGGTTCGGGGTCGTCCATACCACGAATCGGGTCGCCGTCGGATTAAAACGGTCGGACCGACCCCCGAATCCGAGAGGTAGTCATACGGTGTCCGCCGTCGTACGGCCGGCGTGGCCGAGGAACTCGATGCTTCCGACCTCTCGGACGTCCTGGGGCAGGCGCAGGTCCTGCGCATCCTCGAACTCGCCAGCGGTCGACCGATGTCCGCCGAGGAGTTGGCCGAACGGTGCGACGTCTCGCTCTCGACGGTCTACCGTCGAGTGAAGGTCCTAGAAGAGTACGACCTGCTGGACGACCGGACGCAGGTCGACGCCGACGGCCAGCACTTCACGGTGTAC comes from the Halorussus vallis genome and includes:
- a CDS encoding endonuclease III domain-containing protein, which translates into the protein MDDPEPAENISGGDPDASAFASFEAGDAATRAEAVVDRLGRLYWQKTYGGQDAFECLVRTILSQNTSDVASQPAHDALIARYGSASDGADASANRTARSANDGLANADLAAALADADREELADTIRSAGLYNRKAEVLVTVAERIVEEYGGDEAFDAFVRERDPAEVRSALLDLDGVGPKTADCVLLFAGGRTGVFPVDTHVHRIYRRLGVAPPEADHEAVRAVLERDVPAEKCGFGHTASIQFGREYCKARKPVCLDGLDECPLSDRCDRVGVDPETGEVVDPAGTVSDD
- a CDS encoding DUF7344 domain-containing protein encodes the protein MRSDVRKSTASGTDAADLSPTTVFQLLTDERRRYALHYLSQKVGAVPLGELAEQIALWEGDPTRDRYDRVLTGLSHVHLPRLTDAGVVRYDPVRETVELLEAAETVRPFLKLTVQDDLQ
- a CDS encoding ArsR/SmtB family transcription factor — protein: MAEELDASDLSDVLGQAQVLRILELASGRPMSAEELAERCDVSLSTVYRRVKVLEEYDLLDDRTQVDADGQHFTVYRTSLNRLCLRVDDGELRVTVSRTADTVDRFRRFWKALRARRGRRG